The following coding sequences lie in one Salarias fasciatus chromosome 7 unlocalized genomic scaffold, fSalaFa1.1 super_scaffold_4, whole genome shotgun sequence genomic window:
- the ndufa8 gene encoding NADH dehydrogenase [ubiquinone] 1 alpha subcomplex subunit 8, with protein sequence MPTTLEVPSLQELKVDEVNVSSTVLKAAAHHYGAQCDKPNKEFMLCRWEEKDPRKCLEEGRKVNECALNFFRQIKGNCAESFTEYWTCLDYTGMAELRHCRKQQKAFDSCVLDKLGWERPDLGDLSKVTKVATSRPLPENPYHSRPRPEPNLPIEAKLEPSKHGSRLFFWNW encoded by the exons ATGCCTACGACGCTGGAAGTTCCTTCCCTGCAGGAGCTCAAGGTGGACGAG GTCAATGTGTCATCTACAGTGTTGAAAGCTGCTGCTCACCATTATGGAGCCCAGTGTGACAAACCAAACAAAGAGTTTATGCTCTGCCGCTGGGAGGAGAAAGACCCCAGGAAGTGTCttgaggaaggaaggaaggtcAATGAGTGTGCACTGAACTTCTTCAG GCAAATCAAGGGGAACTGTGCCGAGTCCTTCACAGAGTACTGGACCTGTCTGGATTATACGGGCATGGCGGAGCTGCGTCACTGCCGCAAACAGCAGAAGGCCTTTGACAGCTGTGTCCTGGACAAATTGGGCTGGGAAAGACCTGACCTGGGAGATCTGTCGAAG gTCACCAAAGTGGCGACCTCGCGACCTCTGCCAGAGAACCCCTACCATTCAAGGCCTCGCCCCGAGCCCAACCTCCCCATAGAGGCCAAACTGGAGCCTTCCAAGCACGGCAGCAGGTTATTCTTCTGGAACTGGTGA